In Methanobacteriaceae archaeon, the following are encoded in one genomic region:
- a CDS encoding CDC48 family AAA ATPase has product MKNEEMKLKVAEAFSQADVGRSIARIDPACMEKLDLLDGDMIEIEGRKLTATTVVSSQSDIGLGIIRIDGYIRKNAGTSLGEEVIVRKARVKEAQKVVLAPVDQKIMIRGDVKGAFQGRVLSKGDIIVTGIRQQQTAMRGSLFDEFFRDALADVSPMGELKLAVVSTKPAGAVKITEMTDVEVQTEPVDISKLEGVKTLVDVTYEDIGGLKEEVKKVREMIEIPLKRPELFERLGISPPKGVLMHGPPGTGKTLLAKAVANESDAHFIAIQGPEIMSKYVGGSEEKLREFFEEAEENAPSIVFIDEIDAIAPKREEVSGETERRVVAQLLTLMDGLKTRGQVVVIGATNRPDALDPALRRGGRFDREIEIGVPDKDGRREVLQIHTRGMPLDEKVDLDEIADITHGFVGADLEMLCKEAAMRVLRRVLPEIKADEEIPKETLKKMIIKKSDFKEALKEIQPSALREVLVQVPNVKWDDIGGLENAKQELREAVEWPLKYPESFDKFGVTPPRGVLIYGPPGTGKTLLAKAVANESKANFIAVKGPELLSKWVGESEKGVREVFRKARQTAPTVIFFDEIDSIASARSGASTDSGVTQRVVNQLLTEIDGLEELQDVAVIAATNRVDIMDPALLRPGRFDRHVKVDDPDEEARLEIFKVHTKNMPLADDVDLEYLAKNTEKYVGADIEAVCREAVMLTLRENIQAEEVKMKQFKEAMKKVKTEEKMDMVQYH; this is encoded by the coding sequence ATGAAAAATGAAGAAATGAAACTAAAAGTTGCAGAAGCCTTTTCACAGGCAGATGTTGGCAGATCAATAGCCAGGATAGACCCGGCATGCATGGAAAAGCTAGATCTCCTGGACGGAGACATGATTGAAATAGAGGGTAGAAAACTCACCGCCACCACAGTGGTATCATCCCAATCAGACATTGGACTGGGCATTATTAGAATTGATGGATACATCAGAAAAAATGCTGGAACCTCCTTGGGAGAGGAAGTAATTGTACGAAAAGCTCGGGTTAAAGAAGCACAAAAAGTGGTGCTGGCTCCAGTGGACCAGAAAATCATGATTCGTGGGGATGTTAAAGGAGCATTCCAGGGAAGGGTACTGTCTAAAGGAGATATCATAGTAACTGGAATCAGACAGCAGCAAACAGCCATGCGTGGAAGCTTATTTGATGAATTCTTCCGGGACGCCCTAGCTGATGTTAGTCCCATGGGAGAACTTAAACTGGCTGTAGTATCCACAAAACCTGCAGGAGCAGTTAAAATTACTGAAATGACTGATGTGGAAGTTCAAACTGAACCAGTTGACATATCCAAACTGGAGGGAGTGAAAACCCTGGTGGATGTCACCTACGAAGATATAGGTGGGCTGAAAGAAGAAGTTAAAAAAGTCAGGGAAATGATTGAAATACCCCTGAAACGACCAGAACTTTTCGAACGACTGGGAATATCACCACCCAAAGGAGTTCTGATGCACGGACCACCCGGAACAGGGAAAACCTTACTTGCTAAGGCAGTGGCCAATGAAAGTGATGCTCATTTCATAGCCATACAGGGACCAGAGATCATGAGTAAATACGTGGGTGGATCAGAAGAAAAATTAAGGGAATTCTTCGAAGAAGCAGAAGAAAACGCTCCATCCATAGTTTTCATTGATGAAATTGATGCCATAGCACCTAAAAGGGAAGAAGTTTCAGGGGAAACTGAAAGACGTGTTGTAGCACAGCTTTTAACCCTAATGGATGGTCTTAAAACCAGGGGTCAGGTGGTGGTGATTGGTGCCACTAACCGACCTGATGCACTGGACCCTGCATTACGCCGTGGGGGGAGGTTTGACCGGGAAATAGAAATAGGTGTGCCAGATAAGGATGGTCGCAGGGAAGTTCTCCAGATACATACCAGGGGAATGCCCCTGGATGAGAAGGTGGATCTTGATGAAATTGCAGACATTACCCATGGTTTCGTGGGAGCAGACCTGGAAATGTTATGTAAAGAAGCAGCCATGCGGGTTTTAAGAAGAGTTCTTCCTGAGATTAAAGCAGATGAGGAAATACCCAAAGAAACCCTAAAAAAGATGATCATCAAGAAATCAGATTTCAAGGAAGCTTTAAAAGAAATACAACCATCTGCGCTTCGTGAAGTTCTGGTACAGGTTCCCAATGTAAAATGGGATGATATTGGAGGTCTAGAAAACGCCAAACAAGAACTCAGAGAGGCAGTGGAATGGCCACTTAAATATCCTGAGAGTTTCGACAAATTTGGAGTCACACCACCACGAGGTGTTCTAATATATGGGCCACCAGGAACCGGAAAAACTTTACTGGCCAAAGCTGTGGCTAATGAAAGTAAAGCCAACTTCATAGCAGTTAAGGGACCGGAATTACTGTCTAAATGGGTTGGCGAATCAGAAAAAGGTGTAAGGGAAGTTTTCCGCAAAGCAAGACAAACTGCACCCACTGTAATATTCTTCGATGAAATAGACAGCATAGCATCAGCCAGATCCGGTGCAAGCACTGACAGTGGAGTCACTCAAAGGGTGGTAAATCAGCTTTTAACTGAAATCGATGGATTAGAAGAACTTCAGGATGTGGCAGTAATCGCAGCCACCAACCGGGTGGACATAATGGATCCCGCCCTTCTGAGACCTGGAAGATTTGACCGACACGTGAAGGTAGATGATCCTGACGAGGAAGCCAGACTGGAAATATTCAAGGTACACACCAAAAACATGCCTCTTGCTGATGACGTGGACTTGGAATACCTGGCCAAAAACACAGAGAAATATGTAGGTGCAGATATTGAGGCAGTATGCCGGGAAGCAGTCATGTTAACCCTAAGAGAGAACATCCAAGCCGAAGAAGTGAAGATGAAACAATTCAAAGAAGCAATGAAGAAGGTTAAAACTGAAGAAAAAATGGATATGGTACAATATCACTAG
- a CDS encoding adenosylhomocysteinase: MPYKVKDMNLAPQGVKKIEWVQKHMPVLETIKKRFEKEKPFEGITIGSCLHLEPKTINLGLTLQAGGAEVAMTGCNPLSTQDDATAAGASMGLNMYGWREQTNEEYYQTINMVLDHQPDIIIDDGADMIFMIHKKRRDVLDKIRGACEETTTGIHRLKSMHADGALEFPVIAVNDAYTKYLFDNRYGTGQSTFDSIMGSTNILIAGKTVVVCGYGWCGRGIALRAQGLGANVIVTEIDPIRALEARMDGYRVMPVREAVKHADILVTATGNIDVISGDDFKVMKDGCIMANSGHFNVEVNREDLDALAVEQKQVKPDIEEFVMDDGRSIYLLAEGRLVNLAGERGQGHPAEIMDLSFAMQALSAEQIVHNEMEVGVHKTPDEADMRVARLKLEAMGIEIDDLSQKQVEYLEGWEHGT; this comes from the coding sequence ATGCCTTATAAAGTAAAAGACATGAATTTAGCCCCTCAGGGTGTAAAGAAGATTGAATGGGTTCAGAAGCACATGCCAGTACTGGAAACCATTAAAAAAAGATTCGAAAAAGAAAAACCCTTTGAGGGAATTACCATAGGGTCCTGCCTGCATCTGGAGCCTAAGACAATAAACTTGGGTTTAACCCTCCAGGCTGGTGGGGCGGAAGTGGCTATGACTGGTTGCAACCCACTATCCACACAGGATGATGCCACGGCAGCCGGTGCCAGTATGGGTCTAAATATGTATGGATGGAGAGAGCAGACAAATGAAGAATACTACCAAACCATCAACATGGTCTTGGATCACCAGCCAGACATTATCATTGACGATGGTGCGGATATGATTTTCATGATTCACAAAAAAAGAAGGGATGTGCTGGACAAGATTAGGGGTGCCTGTGAGGAAACCACCACTGGAATTCACCGCTTGAAGTCCATGCACGCTGATGGTGCTCTGGAATTTCCAGTAATAGCAGTTAACGATGCTTACACCAAATACCTTTTTGATAACCGTTACGGAACAGGACAATCAACCTTTGACTCTATAATGGGATCCACCAACATCCTAATCGCCGGTAAAACCGTGGTGGTATGTGGATATGGCTGGTGTGGTAGAGGAATTGCTTTGCGGGCTCAGGGACTGGGAGCCAACGTTATAGTCACTGAAATCGATCCAATAAGGGCACTAGAAGCTCGTATGGATGGTTACAGGGTTATGCCAGTAAGAGAGGCAGTTAAACATGCTGATATACTGGTGACAGCCACTGGAAACATAGATGTCATTTCGGGGGATGACTTTAAGGTAATGAAAGATGGCTGTATAATGGCCAATTCTGGTCACTTTAACGTGGAAGTTAACCGGGAAGACCTGGATGCTTTGGCAGTTGAACAGAAACAAGTCAAACCAGATATTGAAGAATTTGTAATGGACGACGGTCGTAGCATTTACCTTCTGGCTGAAGGTAGACTGGTTAACCTAGCAGGTGAAAGAGGACAGGGGCATCCAGCTGAGATCATGGACCTCTCCTTTGCCATGCAGGCCTTATCTGCTGAACAAATAGTCCATAATGAAATGGAAGTAGGAGTCCACAAAACCCCTGATGAAGCAGATATGCGCGTGGCCAGACTAAAACTTGAGGCTATGGGTATTGAAATTGATGACCTATCTCAAAAACAGGTTGAGTATCTGGAAGGATGGGAACACGGAACTTAA
- a CDS encoding DUF2119 domain-containing protein produces the protein MAVDFFKEMGVKEPPSRLFVGGIHGKEGESTIHAIMSAENLHLSGGSLVLSNFSPSPYLSTLNPLYYMSLAGGKLLDLIRKYQPQIYLELHCYHPDKKLKLTGKNRKELFGVPSLVELENGVLIGSTSPLIRSVFFDLYDFPFILEIPCQPSPESLEVAKKMMEIASKSNNRSQIMEKLSQVYPLQVKILSDYFKEYSTNFYPAFFELKKKVQLRDLKNYRDLEELVNEVVSRGSFNLNPAQIKQLTQAYLIFREHG, from the coding sequence ATGGCAGTTGATTTTTTCAAAGAAATGGGTGTGAAGGAACCTCCTTCGCGCCTTTTTGTGGGTGGAATACATGGAAAAGAAGGTGAAAGCACCATTCATGCCATTATGAGTGCTGAAAATCTCCATCTGAGTGGGGGAAGTCTAGTATTATCCAATTTCTCTCCCAGCCCCTACCTGAGCACCTTGAATCCTCTTTACTACATGTCTCTTGCTGGTGGAAAACTCCTGGATCTCATCAGGAAATACCAACCACAAATATATCTGGAACTACACTGCTACCATCCAGATAAAAAATTAAAACTCACAGGAAAAAATAGAAAAGAACTATTCGGAGTTCCAAGCCTGGTGGAACTGGAAAATGGTGTTTTAATAGGATCCACATCACCCCTCATTCGTTCCGTATTTTTTGATCTTTATGATTTCCCCTTTATTCTGGAAATACCCTGCCAACCCTCGCCAGAATCTTTAGAAGTCGCCAAAAAAATGATGGAAATAGCTTCAAAGTCCAATAATCGTTCCCAAATCATGGAAAAGTTGAGTCAAGTTTATCCCCTACAAGTGAAAATTTTGAGTGATTATTTTAAGGAGTATTCCACCAATTTCTATCCTGCATTTTTTGAGCTTAAGAAAAAAGTGCAACTTAGAGATTTGAAAAATTACAGAGATCTTGAGGAATTAGTAAATGAAGTAGTATCAAGAGGCAGCTTTAACCTTAACCCAGCACAGATAAAACAACTTACTCAGGCTTACTTAATTTTCCGAGAGCACGGGTGA
- a CDS encoding DUF2119 domain-containing protein, with translation MAYFKIIDNGEGMNRLYIGGLHGKEGLSTEDALKEIREKDVAAGKLVIHNWDESPYLSTLNPLYYQSKVGKKVLYLINHYKPQVYVEAHCYKKESYSKLISPKRRIKSGVPPLIELERGVLIGSASPFIRTKFFARNDICITLEMPCNPTKDSLDVYVRVLRIIAWSRNRDELEVAMKKIYPNQVETAIKYAKEFFGDYPPF, from the coding sequence TTGGCTTATTTCAAAATTATTGATAATGGAGAAGGTATGAACCGTCTTTATATAGGGGGATTACATGGTAAGGAAGGTTTAAGCACAGAAGACGCCCTGAAGGAAATCAGAGAAAAAGATGTTGCTGCGGGGAAGTTGGTGATCCATAACTGGGATGAAAGCCCTTATCTGAGCACCTTGAATCCTCTTTACTACCAATCAAAGGTAGGAAAAAAGGTTTTATACCTTATAAATCATTACAAACCCCAGGTATACGTGGAAGCGCACTGTTATAAGAAAGAAAGTTATTCAAAACTAATCTCACCGAAAAGACGAATCAAATCTGGTGTTCCACCTCTTATAGAGCTGGAGAGAGGGGTGTTAATAGGTTCTGCATCTCCTTTTATCCGAACCAAATTTTTCGCCAGGAATGATATTTGCATCACCCTAGAAATGCCCTGTAATCCCACTAAAGATTCACTAGACGTGTATGTAAGGGTATTGAGGATCATTGCCTGGTCAAGAAATCGTGATGAACTGGAAGTTGCAATGAAAAAAATATATCCAAATCAGGTTGAAACTGCAATTAAATATGCTAAGGAGTTTTTCGGTGATTATCCTCCTTTTTAA
- the fen gene encoding flap endonuclease-1, with protein sequence MGVKFKDIVSPDEIKFNDLEGKVVALDAANVIYQFLSSIRQYDGTPLKDQNGRITSHFSGILYRSSSLIEKGIKPIYVFDGKSSALKKETQEKRKEIKDESERKWKQALEEGRVEDARKFAVRSSRMSPEIVEGSKKLIKLMGIPYIQAKGEGEAQASYMVIRGDAWCVASQDYDCMLFGAPRMVKNLTISENQNSPQIIELEKILKTLDITREQLVDMAIMVGTDFNQGIKGIGAKKGLKLIKKHGDIFHVLKSLDVELDVDARILREMFLNPEVDSDYELKWKDADQQGIVDFLCGEHDFSEERVLSAVSKLKKLETSQSSLEKWF encoded by the coding sequence ATGGGTGTTAAGTTTAAAGACATTGTATCTCCAGATGAGATAAAATTCAATGATTTAGAGGGCAAAGTAGTGGCCCTTGATGCAGCAAATGTAATCTATCAATTTCTCTCCAGCATACGCCAGTATGATGGCACTCCTCTTAAGGATCAAAATGGAAGGATAACTTCCCATTTTAGTGGGATACTTTATCGCAGTTCTTCTCTTATAGAAAAAGGGATAAAACCAATTTATGTTTTTGATGGAAAGTCAAGTGCACTTAAAAAAGAGACTCAGGAAAAAAGAAAAGAGATTAAGGATGAGTCTGAGAGAAAATGGAAGCAAGCCCTTGAAGAAGGCCGGGTGGAGGATGCCCGGAAGTTTGCAGTCAGATCATCCAGAATGTCCCCTGAAATTGTGGAAGGATCTAAAAAACTCATTAAACTCATGGGAATCCCTTACATTCAGGCTAAAGGAGAAGGAGAAGCACAAGCATCTTATATGGTAATACGTGGTGATGCCTGGTGCGTTGCCTCCCAGGATTATGATTGCATGCTTTTTGGAGCTCCACGAATGGTAAAAAACCTCACTATAAGTGAAAATCAAAACTCACCCCAAATCATTGAATTGGAAAAAATCCTGAAAACCCTTGATATAACCCGCGAACAACTTGTGGACATGGCTATAATGGTTGGAACCGATTTTAATCAAGGAATAAAGGGAATAGGTGCTAAAAAAGGCTTGAAGCTCATCAAAAAACATGGTGATATATTTCATGTCCTGAAAAGTCTTGATGTTGAATTAGATGTGGATGCCCGGATTCTGCGTGAGATGTTCCTTAACCCTGAAGTTGATTCAGACTATGAATTAAAATGGAAGGATGCTGACCAGCAGGGGATTGTGGATTTTCTTTGTGGAGAGCATGATTTTTCTGAAGAAAGAGTGTTGAGTGCTGTTAGTAAACTAAAAAAATTGGAGACCAGCCAGAGTAGTTTGGAAAAGTGGTTTTGA
- a CDS encoding chorismate lyase → MDPEIFEGIKNIEKELGNLSSAQKILLATDGSVTTILDVLKGQVNIRTLVQEFRDADDEAASLLNIQVGDTINYRVVVIEGDEPLIYAVSMIPVKRLNNDFKEDLIRADIPIGRILRKHNIESRREIKSVSVVESSPEMRDIFKTSAKMLRRTYNIIHKDQILIWLMETFPYSMFRD, encoded by the coding sequence ATGGACCCGGAAATCTTTGAAGGAATAAAAAATATTGAAAAAGAGTTAGGAAATCTTTCCAGTGCACAGAAGATACTTCTAGCTACTGATGGCTCTGTAACTACTATTCTTGATGTTTTAAAAGGACAAGTGAATATCAGGACCCTGGTGCAGGAATTTCGTGATGCAGATGATGAGGCAGCATCCCTTTTAAACATCCAAGTGGGTGACACCATTAACTACCGGGTGGTGGTTATTGAGGGAGATGAACCCCTCATATATGCCGTTTCCATGATACCCGTGAAAAGGTTGAACAATGATTTTAAAGAAGACCTTATACGGGCAGACATACCCATTGGCCGCATCCTACGCAAACACAATATCGAATCACGTAGGGAGATTAAATCAGTTTCAGTGGTGGAATCAAGTCCAGAGATGAGGGATATCTTCAAAACAAGTGCCAAAATGCTCAGGAGAACTTATAACATTATTCACAAAGACCAGATTCTCATATGGTTAATGGAAACCTTCCCCTACAGCATGTTTCGTGATTAA
- a CDS encoding 3-isopropylmalate dehydratase large subunit, whose translation MNITEKILAKASGEKEVHPGEIIEAKVDLAMTHDGTSPPTINTFNKIAEKVWDPDKIVMVFDHNIPANTIGSAEFQRVTKDFAKKQGIKNLFTHGEGICHQVLPEEGFIKPGTVVVGADSHTCTYGAFGAFSTGMGATDVAVIYATGKTWFMVPGALKIEVNGELKEYVTAKDLILHIIGTIGSYGATYNSLEFCGNTVQDMDVSGRMTMCNMAVECGAKNGIMEPNTATLNYLKKRNVGDFKIFTSDEDSVYEKSYHFQADDLNPQVACPHNVDNVKPVSSVSGETIDQAFIGSCTNGRLEDLSQAAAILENEKVHQDIRLIVSPASRRIYQDALALGIIQTFLKAGAIVINPGCGPCLGAHMGVLTAGEVCLATTNRNFVGRMGDPLSEVYLANPAVVAYSAIHGEIRDPSE comes from the coding sequence ATGAATATCACGGAAAAAATACTGGCCAAAGCTTCTGGTGAGAAGGAAGTTCACCCTGGAGAAATAATTGAAGCAAAAGTAGACCTGGCCATGACCCACGATGGCACATCACCTCCCACCATAAACACTTTTAATAAAATCGCAGAGAAAGTATGGGATCCTGATAAAATCGTGATGGTCTTTGATCATAATATTCCCGCCAACACAATCGGTTCTGCAGAATTTCAAAGAGTAACGAAAGATTTTGCCAAAAAACAGGGGATTAAAAACCTTTTCACACATGGAGAGGGAATATGCCATCAGGTTCTTCCAGAGGAAGGTTTCATCAAACCAGGTACAGTGGTGGTTGGTGCTGATTCCCACACCTGCACTTACGGGGCTTTCGGAGCTTTTTCCACAGGCATGGGAGCAACTGATGTTGCAGTGATCTATGCAACTGGTAAAACATGGTTTATGGTCCCTGGAGCCTTAAAAATAGAAGTTAATGGGGAATTAAAAGAATACGTTACTGCTAAAGATTTGATTCTTCACATCATAGGCACTATAGGATCCTATGGTGCTACCTATAACTCTCTAGAATTTTGTGGAAACACAGTTCAGGATATGGATGTTTCTGGACGGATGACCATGTGCAACATGGCAGTGGAGTGCGGTGCAAAAAATGGGATCATGGAACCCAACACTGCAACCTTGAATTATCTAAAAAAACGTAATGTGGGAGATTTCAAGATATTCACCTCTGATGAGGATTCAGTTTATGAAAAATCATATCATTTCCAGGCAGATGATCTAAATCCACAAGTGGCTTGCCCTCATAATGTGGATAATGTTAAACCAGTCTCCAGTGTTTCTGGTGAAACCATTGACCAGGCATTTATTGGTTCATGCACCAACGGCCGTTTGGAAGACCTCAGTCAAGCCGCAGCGATTTTGGAAAATGAAAAAGTTCACCAGGATATCAGACTCATCGTGTCTCCTGCTTCACGCCGCATATATCAGGATGCCTTGGCTCTAGGAATTATACAAACCTTTCTCAAAGCAGGAGCCATTGTAATTAATCCTGGATGTGGGCCATGTTTAGGAGCCCATATGGGTGTTTTAACTGCAGGAGAAGTGTGCCTGGCCACCACCAATCGTAACTTCGTGGGCCGGATGGGTGATCCCCTTTCGGAAGTTTATCTTGCCAATCCAGCAGTGGTTGCCTATTCGGCTATTCACGGTGAAATAAGAGATCCCAGTGAATGA
- the aksA gene encoding homoaconitate hydratase (in Methanococcus jannaschii this protein catalyzes the condensation of alpha-ketoglutarate and acetyl-CoA to form trans-homoaconitate; functions in alphaketosuberate synthesis which is a precursor in coenzyme B and biotin synthesis), which translates to MEYFVSPYNQSIDLNFPEKITVYDTTLRDGEQTPGVCLRTQEKLKIARKLNELGLHQIEAGFPVVSKEETRSVKAIVAEEMDADILVLSRTKKEDIDKALDCDVDGIITFMGTSQLHLKHKLKITQEDALNICMNSIEHAKDHGLFVAFSAEDATRTDLDFLKKIYKKAETYGVDRIHIADTVGAISPQGMDYLVRELKKELNVDIALHCHNDFGMALSNCISGLLAGANAISTTVNGIGERAGNTSLEELVMSLLIIYGVDLGFNISVFHDLSKLVEELTNMKVPENKPIVGKNVFRHESGIHVDAVLEEPLTYEPFIPELIGHHRRIVLGKHSGCRAVKAKLDEYGIEVTRDELCKIVEIVKEKREEGKYINDRLFNEIVRSVRGPFNF; encoded by the coding sequence TTGGAATATTTTGTTAGCCCCTATAATCAATCAATTGATCTGAATTTCCCGGAAAAAATCACAGTTTACGACACCACCTTACGGGATGGTGAACAAACACCAGGTGTCTGCCTCAGAACACAGGAAAAACTTAAAATCGCGCGTAAACTAAATGAATTAGGATTACATCAGATTGAAGCCGGTTTTCCTGTTGTTTCCAAAGAAGAGACTCGTTCTGTAAAAGCCATTGTAGCAGAGGAGATGGATGCTGATATTCTGGTCCTATCCCGAACTAAAAAAGAGGATATTGATAAAGCTTTAGATTGTGATGTGGATGGGATAATCACTTTCATGGGAACTTCCCAACTTCATCTTAAACATAAATTAAAAATTACCCAAGAAGATGCTCTCAATATCTGTATGAATTCCATTGAACATGCGAAAGATCATGGTTTGTTCGTGGCCTTCTCAGCAGAAGATGCCACCAGGACTGACCTGGACTTTTTGAAGAAAATATATAAGAAAGCAGAGACCTACGGTGTGGATAGGATCCATATTGCAGACACAGTTGGCGCCATAAGCCCTCAGGGAATGGATTACCTGGTTCGAGAGCTAAAAAAGGAATTGAATGTGGATATAGCACTGCACTGCCATAATGATTTTGGAATGGCACTTTCGAATTGCATTTCAGGTTTACTGGCTGGTGCTAATGCCATTTCAACCACGGTCAATGGAATCGGTGAAAGAGCAGGTAACACTTCACTGGAAGAACTGGTAATGTCTTTACTCATTATATACGGCGTTGATCTTGGTTTTAATATTAGTGTGTTCCATGATCTTTCAAAACTGGTGGAAGAACTTACCAACATGAAAGTACCAGAAAACAAACCCATTGTAGGTAAAAATGTGTTCAGGCATGAATCAGGAATACACGTGGATGCCGTTCTAGAGGAACCATTAACCTATGAACCTTTTATTCCTGAACTGATAGGCCATCATCGGAGAATAGTGTTAGGAAAACATTCGGGATGCAGAGCAGTGAAAGCCAAACTGGATGAATACGGAATAGAGGTTACCCGTGATGAACTATGTAAGATTGTTGAAATAGTAAAAGAAAAACGTGAAGAAGGAAAATATATCAACGACCGACTTTTCAACGAGATCGTGCGTTCAGTGAGAGGACCATTTAATTTTTAG
- the cyaB gene encoding class IV adenylate cyclase, producing MIEVEVKAHANKDFSKLEEDLLNLGAVRVGDEFQEDTYFNAPHRDFSLTDEALRIRKIHYNDSEDIYITYKGAKMDKVSKTRKEVEVKVEDSLKVADILQSLSFQRVATVRKNRIIYNLGDLIITLDEVHGVGNFVEIEKEVEEGEDTQEALSQIFSTYSEIGIKDGFERRSYLELMGIQ from the coding sequence ATGATTGAAGTAGAAGTGAAAGCTCATGCAAATAAGGATTTTAGTAAATTAGAAGAAGATCTACTTAACTTAGGCGCCGTTCGAGTGGGTGATGAATTCCAGGAAGACACCTACTTTAATGCACCTCACCGAGATTTTTCCCTAACTGATGAAGCCCTCAGAATAAGGAAAATTCATTATAATGATTCAGAAGACATCTACATAACCTACAAGGGAGCCAAAATGGATAAGGTGAGTAAGACTCGGAAAGAAGTTGAAGTTAAGGTGGAAGATTCCCTTAAAGTCGCGGATATTTTGCAAAGCCTCAGCTTTCAGAGGGTGGCGACTGTGCGAAAAAATAGAATTATATACAATTTAGGGGATTTAATAATAACACTGGATGAAGTCCACGGAGTAGGTAATTTTGTGGAGATTGAAAAAGAAGTTGAAGAGGGTGAAGACACCCAAGAGGCCCTTAGCCAGATATTCTCCACTTATTCAGAAATTGGAATCAAGGATGGTTTTGAAAGAAGATCTTATCTTGAATTAATGGGAATACAATAA
- a CDS encoding TATA-box-binding protein → MMKVEIKVENIVASATLGKSVDLPQVAPALEGVEYNLEQFPGLVYKLKEPKTAALIFGSGKLVCTGAKSIEDSKKAIHIAVDKMRTLDPEIPHEFEIKVQNIVASANLDKTLNLEAVALDLENTEYEPEQFPGLVYRLGEPKVVLLLFGSGKVVCTGAKTITDAQLGVEKTKERLSELDLL, encoded by the coding sequence ATGATGAAAGTTGAAATTAAAGTGGAGAACATAGTGGCTTCCGCAACGCTCGGAAAGTCCGTAGACCTTCCCCAAGTAGCACCCGCACTGGAAGGTGTAGAATATAATCTTGAACAATTCCCTGGATTAGTTTACAAGCTTAAAGAACCTAAAACAGCCGCACTCATATTTGGATCCGGAAAACTGGTGTGCACCGGGGCTAAGTCTATCGAGGATTCTAAAAAGGCTATTCACATTGCTGTAGACAAAATGCGCACTTTAGACCCGGAAATACCTCATGAATTTGAAATTAAAGTACAGAACATAGTTGCCTCTGCCAATCTGGATAAAACTCTGAATTTGGAGGCAGTGGCCCTGGACCTGGAAAACACGGAATATGAACCAGAACAATTCCCTGGACTGGTTTACAGGTTAGGTGAACCTAAAGTAGTATTATTACTATTCGGGTCTGGTAAAGTAGTATGTACTGGTGCAAAAACTATCACAGACGCACAGCTTGGTGTAGAAAAAACAAAGGAAAGATTGTCTGAATTAGATTTATTGTAA